One Primulina tabacum isolate GXHZ01 chromosome 10, ASM2559414v2, whole genome shotgun sequence DNA segment encodes these proteins:
- the LOC142506181 gene encoding uncharacterized protein LOC142506181 isoform X4 produces the protein MAAARFRYIMQLHKDVPKAARFYSEGLGFTIDVCTLRWAELHSGPLKLSLLRSPSDHVELKGYSSLLSFTVTDLNSTVSKLMDLGAELDGPIKYEIHGKVAAMRCIDGHVLGLYEPS, from the exons ATGGCGGCGGCAAGATTCAGGTACATAATGCAGCTACACAAGGACGTCCCAAAAGCAGCCAGATTCTATTCAGAGGGCCTTGGATTCACCATTGATGTCTGCACTCTACGCTGGGCTGAGCTTCACTCCGGCCCCCTCAAACTGTCCCTCTTGCGTTCCCCAAG CGACCATGTCGAGCTGAAGGGTTACTCATCTCTGCTATCATTTACAGTGACTGATCTCAACAGTACAGTGTCAAAACTCATGGACTTAGGTGCAGAACTGGATGGTCCTATCAAATATGAAATCCATGGAAAG GTAGCAGCAATGAGGTGTATCGATGGCCATGTCTTGGGTCTTTATGAGCCATCTTAA
- the LOC142506078 gene encoding BTB/POZ domain-containing protein POB1-like isoform X2: protein MMSNLGMDLFYPTSAVMDSDLISSPTRGPDPDFGFAFNDSNFSDRLLRIEIVSDSRAESEVCQTLVDWAATRKSKRHRGDIVKKDTALDINNSPEEQILDCLQPDDEEGVGDENHDEEEIRMMEDPHSGDEAANSDDSNLSDDCSEVLRVEMLHISSPILAAKSPFFYKLFSNGMMESEHRHVTLRISASEEAAIMELLNFMYSNTLTVTTAPAILDILMAADKFEVASCMRHCSRLLRNLPMTPESALLYLDLPSSVLIADAVQPLTDAAKQFLASRYKDISKYQDEVMNLPLAGIEAILSSDDLQVASEDAVYDFVLKWTRTHYQTQEERRDILCSRLGRYIRFPYMTCRKLRKVLTCTDFDHDFATKAVFDALFFKAEAPHRQRTCAIEDSTYTSRRFIERAYKYRPVKVIEFEVPRQQCVVYLDLKREECSHLFPSGRVYSQAFHLGGQGFFLSAHCNMDQQSSFHCFGLFLGMQEKGSISFAVDYEFAARSKPTEEYVSKYKGNYTFTGGKAVGYRNLFSIPWTSFMAEDSLYFINGILHLKAELTIKR from the exons ATGATGAGTAATTTGGGTATGGATCTGTTCTATCCGACGAGTGCTGTGATGGATTCGGACCTTATTTCGTCCCCGACACGAGGACCTGACCCGGACTTTGGGTTTGCCTTCAACGACAGCAACTTCTCCGACCGCTTGCTACGGATCGAGATTGTTTCGGATTCCCGGGCTGAATCTGAGGTTTGTCAAACCTTAGTCGATTGGGCGGCGACTAGGAAAAGCAAGCGCCATCGTGGAGATATTGTCAAAAAGGACACGG CTTTGGATATCAACAATTCCCCGGAAGAGCAGATTTTAGATTGTCTGCAACCAGATGATGAAGAAGGTGTGGGCGATGAGAATCACGATGAAGAAGAGATTCGGATGATGGAAGATCCTCATTCAG GGGATGAAGCTGCAAATAGTGATGATTCAAATTTGTCTGATGATTGTTCCGAAGTTCTGAGGGTTGAGATGTTACATATTAGCTCTCCCATCTTAGCAGCTAAGAGTCCATTTTTCTATAAG TTATTCTCAAATGGCATGATGGAATCAGAGCATAGACACGTAACTCTGAGAATTAGTGCCTCTG AGGAAGCTGCCATTATGGAACTTCTGAATTTCATGTATTCCAATACATTAACTGTAACTACGGCTCCTGCCATACTGGACATTCTTATGGCTGCTGATAAATTCGAGGTTGCTTCATGTATGAGACATTGCAGTCGTTTATTAAGAAACTTGCCCATGACTCCAGAGTCTGCCTTACTGTATCTGGATCTTCCTTCCAGTGTCCTAATTGCCGATGCTGTTCAGCCATTGACTGATGCTGCAAAACAGTTTTTAGCTTCTCGCTATAAAGATATATCAAA GTATCAGGATGAGGTAATGAATTTACCTCTTGCTGGAATCGAGGCAATCTTGTCCAGTGACGATCTTCAGGTGGCCTCGGAGGATGCAGTATATGACTTTGTGCTGAAGTGGACTAGAACTCATTATCAAACTCAGGAGGAGCGCCGGGATATCCTATGCAGTCGCTTGGGTCGTTATATACGCTTCCCGTACATGACTTGCAGGAAGCTGAGGAAAGTTTTAACCTGCACTGACTTTGATCATGATTTTGCGACTAAAGCTGTGTTCGATGCCCTTTTTTTCAAGGCTGAAGCCCCTCATCGTCAGCGAACATGTGCCATAGAGGACTCAACGTACACGAGTCGCCGCTTCATAGAACGTGCATACAAGTACCGCCCCGTGAAGGTGATTGAGTTTGAGGTCCCGCGTCAGCAGTGTGTGGTTTACTTAGACCTTAAACGGGAGGAATGCTCCCATTTATTCCCATCGGGTCGGGTATACTCTCAAGCTTTCCACTTAGGTGGACAAGGATTCTTCCTTTCTGCACACTGCAACATGGATCAGCAGAGCTCGTTTCACTGCTTCGGTCTTTTCTTGGGGATGCAAGAGAAGGGTTCCATATCATTCGCTGTAGACTATGAATTTGCTGCCAGATCAAAGCCAACCGAAGAGTACGTAAGCAAATATAAAGGTAACTACACGTTTACTGGTGGAAAGGCAGTCGGATATCGCAATCTTTTTAGCATTCCTTGGACTTCTTTCATGGCCGAGGATAGTCTTTATTTCATCAATGGCATACTCCATCTCAAAGCTGAGCTCACCATCAAACGCTGA
- the LOC142506078 gene encoding BTB/POZ domain-containing protein POB1-like isoform X1: MMSNLGMDLFYPTSAVMDSDLISSPTRGPDPDFGFAFNDSNFSDRLLRIEIVSDSRAESEVCQTLVDWAATRKSKRHRGDIVKKDTDIYHSFAALDINNSPEEQILDCLQPDDEEGVGDENHDEEEIRMMEDPHSGDEAANSDDSNLSDDCSEVLRVEMLHISSPILAAKSPFFYKLFSNGMMESEHRHVTLRISASEEAAIMELLNFMYSNTLTVTTAPAILDILMAADKFEVASCMRHCSRLLRNLPMTPESALLYLDLPSSVLIADAVQPLTDAAKQFLASRYKDISKYQDEVMNLPLAGIEAILSSDDLQVASEDAVYDFVLKWTRTHYQTQEERRDILCSRLGRYIRFPYMTCRKLRKVLTCTDFDHDFATKAVFDALFFKAEAPHRQRTCAIEDSTYTSRRFIERAYKYRPVKVIEFEVPRQQCVVYLDLKREECSHLFPSGRVYSQAFHLGGQGFFLSAHCNMDQQSSFHCFGLFLGMQEKGSISFAVDYEFAARSKPTEEYVSKYKGNYTFTGGKAVGYRNLFSIPWTSFMAEDSLYFINGILHLKAELTIKR, translated from the exons ATGATGAGTAATTTGGGTATGGATCTGTTCTATCCGACGAGTGCTGTGATGGATTCGGACCTTATTTCGTCCCCGACACGAGGACCTGACCCGGACTTTGGGTTTGCCTTCAACGACAGCAACTTCTCCGACCGCTTGCTACGGATCGAGATTGTTTCGGATTCCCGGGCTGAATCTGAGGTTTGTCAAACCTTAGTCGATTGGGCGGCGACTAGGAAAAGCAAGCGCCATCGTGGAGATATTGTCAAAAAGGACACGG ACATATACCACTCGTTTGCAGCTTTGGATATCAACAATTCCCCGGAAGAGCAGATTTTAGATTGTCTGCAACCAGATGATGAAGAAGGTGTGGGCGATGAGAATCACGATGAAGAAGAGATTCGGATGATGGAAGATCCTCATTCAG GGGATGAAGCTGCAAATAGTGATGATTCAAATTTGTCTGATGATTGTTCCGAAGTTCTGAGGGTTGAGATGTTACATATTAGCTCTCCCATCTTAGCAGCTAAGAGTCCATTTTTCTATAAG TTATTCTCAAATGGCATGATGGAATCAGAGCATAGACACGTAACTCTGAGAATTAGTGCCTCTG AGGAAGCTGCCATTATGGAACTTCTGAATTTCATGTATTCCAATACATTAACTGTAACTACGGCTCCTGCCATACTGGACATTCTTATGGCTGCTGATAAATTCGAGGTTGCTTCATGTATGAGACATTGCAGTCGTTTATTAAGAAACTTGCCCATGACTCCAGAGTCTGCCTTACTGTATCTGGATCTTCCTTCCAGTGTCCTAATTGCCGATGCTGTTCAGCCATTGACTGATGCTGCAAAACAGTTTTTAGCTTCTCGCTATAAAGATATATCAAA GTATCAGGATGAGGTAATGAATTTACCTCTTGCTGGAATCGAGGCAATCTTGTCCAGTGACGATCTTCAGGTGGCCTCGGAGGATGCAGTATATGACTTTGTGCTGAAGTGGACTAGAACTCATTATCAAACTCAGGAGGAGCGCCGGGATATCCTATGCAGTCGCTTGGGTCGTTATATACGCTTCCCGTACATGACTTGCAGGAAGCTGAGGAAAGTTTTAACCTGCACTGACTTTGATCATGATTTTGCGACTAAAGCTGTGTTCGATGCCCTTTTTTTCAAGGCTGAAGCCCCTCATCGTCAGCGAACATGTGCCATAGAGGACTCAACGTACACGAGTCGCCGCTTCATAGAACGTGCATACAAGTACCGCCCCGTGAAGGTGATTGAGTTTGAGGTCCCGCGTCAGCAGTGTGTGGTTTACTTAGACCTTAAACGGGAGGAATGCTCCCATTTATTCCCATCGGGTCGGGTATACTCTCAAGCTTTCCACTTAGGTGGACAAGGATTCTTCCTTTCTGCACACTGCAACATGGATCAGCAGAGCTCGTTTCACTGCTTCGGTCTTTTCTTGGGGATGCAAGAGAAGGGTTCCATATCATTCGCTGTAGACTATGAATTTGCTGCCAGATCAAAGCCAACCGAAGAGTACGTAAGCAAATATAAAGGTAACTACACGTTTACTGGTGGAAAGGCAGTCGGATATCGCAATCTTTTTAGCATTCCTTGGACTTCTTTCATGGCCGAGGATAGTCTTTATTTCATCAATGGCATACTCCATCTCAAAGCTGAGCTCACCATCAAACGCTGA
- the LOC142506079 gene encoding GDSL esterase/lipase At4g01130-like — MSVKTMKDIELLLQILVLFTVLMGSLMQNADAKCDFEAIFNFGDSNSDTGGFWAAFPAQKPPNGMTYFKKPVGRATDGRVIIDFLAQALGLPFLSPYLQSIGSDYRHGANFATLASTVLLPKTSLFVTGVSPFSLAIQLNQMKQFKVKSEELQTSGQINLPAPDIFRKSLYTFYIGQNDFTGNLPYIGISVVKHYLPQVVSQISSTIKEIYELGGRTFLVLNLAPIGCYPAFLVELPHNTSDVDSFGCMIFYNNAVVEYNNMLKEALRQTRESLADANVVYTDIHSVMLELFQHPTSHDMKYGTKACCGYGGGDYNFNQQVFCGNTKLINGKNITATSCSDPYNYVSWDGIHATEAANKIVAAAILDGSHFDPPFSLKKFCDIQPIG; from the exons ATGAGCGTCAAAACAATGAAAGATATTGAATTATTATTGCAAATCTTGGTTCTTTTTACAGTGTTGATGGGATCTTTAATGCAAAACGCTGATGCTAAATGTGATTTTGAGGCCATATTTAACTTTGGAGACTCAAACTCAGATACAGGTGGATTCTGGGCTGCTTTTCCCGCACAAAAGCCTCCCAATGGCATGACTTACTTTAAAAAACCAGTCGGGCGAGCAACCGATGGCAGAGTCATCATTGATTTTCTGG CTCAAGCTTTAGGTCTGCCATTTTTGAGCCCATATCTGCAGTCAATAGGCTCTGATTACAGACATGGTGCAAACTTTGCAACATTGGCATCCACAGTTCTTTTACCGAAAACTTCATTATTTGTTACCGGTGTTAGCCCTTTCTCTCTAGCCATCCAGCTCAATCAAATGAAGCAGTTTAAAGTCAAAAGTGAAGAGCTTCAAACTTCTG GACAAATCAATCTACCCGCACCAgatatttttagaaaatcaCTCTACACATTCTACATTGGCCAAAATGATTTTACAGGAAATTTGCCATATATTGGAATAAGCGTCGTAAAACATTATCTTCCTCAAGTGGTTTCCCAAATTTCCAGCACCATCAAG GAGATCTATGAGTTAGGGGGCCGAACATTCCTGGTGCTGAATCTCGCTCCTATAGGCTGCTATCCTGCCTTCTTGGTCGAGCTGCCTCACAATACTTCTGATGTTGACTCATTTGGATGCATGATATTTTACAATAATGCTGTGGTAGAATACAACAATATGCTTAAAGAAGCATTAAGACAAACAAGAGAAAGTTTAGCAGATGCCAATGTTGTTTATACAGACATTCATTCTGTCATGCTAGAACTATTCCAGCATCCTACTTCTCATG ATATGAAATATGGGACCAAAGCATGCTGTGGATATGGGGGTGGTGACTACAATTTCAACCAGCAAGTTTTTTGTGGAAACACAAAATTGATCAACGGGAAGAACATCACTGCCACATCATGCAGTGACCCATACAATTATGTAAGCTGGGATGGAATCCATGCCACAGAAGCAGCAAACAAGATTGTGGCTGCTGCCATCCTCGACGGCTCTCACTTTGATCCTCCATTTTCGCTGAAGAAATTCTGCGATATTCAGCCAATAGGATGA
- the LOC142506181 gene encoding uncharacterized protein LOC142506181 isoform X1, whose product MAAARFRYIMQLHKDVPKAARFYSEGLGFTIDVCTLRWAELHSGPLKLSLLRSPSFSDHVELKGYSSLLSFTVTDLNSTVSKLMDLGAELDGPIKYEIHGKQVAAMRCIDGHVLGLYEPS is encoded by the exons ATGGCGGCGGCAAGATTCAGGTACATAATGCAGCTACACAAGGACGTCCCAAAAGCAGCCAGATTCTATTCAGAGGGCCTTGGATTCACCATTGATGTCTGCACTCTACGCTGGGCTGAGCTTCACTCCGGCCCCCTCAAACTGTCCCTCTTGCGTTCCCCAAG TTTCAGCGACCATGTCGAGCTGAAGGGTTACTCATCTCTGCTATCATTTACAGTGACTGATCTCAACAGTACAGTGTCAAAACTCATGGACTTAGGTGCAGAACTGGATGGTCCTATCAAATATGAAATCCATGGAAAG CAGGTAGCAGCAATGAGGTGTATCGATGGCCATGTCTTGGGTCTTTATGAGCCATCTTAA
- the LOC142506080 gene encoding LOW QUALITY PROTEIN: GDSL esterase/lipase At4g01130-like (The sequence of the model RefSeq protein was modified relative to this genomic sequence to represent the inferred CDS: deleted 1 base in 1 codon) yields MSYLSSKRPSVVRKILVSWMFLMVMLVPNTRAKCSFEAIFNFGDSNSDTGGFYAAFPSQPSPNGMTYFKKPTGRPTDGRLYIDFLAQGLGLPFLSPYLQSIGSDFRHGVNFATSASTALQPTTSLFVNGVSPFYLAVQLNQMKQFKAKVDEQSSGQTNLPPSDIFGKSLYTIYIGQNDFTGNAASAGAGGVKQYMPRVVSQITSTIKELYALGGRSFMVLNLAPIGCYPGFLVQLNHESSDIDSYGCMMSYNSAVNEYNSMLKDGLQQTRQDLHDANVIYVDSHSVLLELFQHPTSHGLQHGTTACCGWGGGSYNFNQQVFCGNSKVIDGKSVTATACGDPENYVSWDGIHVTEAANKQLAYAILSGTYFDPPFPLNHYCDIQPIG; encoded by the exons ATGagttacctttcatcaaaaagGCCGTCGGTTGTGAGAAAAATCTTGGTTTCTTGGATGTTTTTAATGGTTATGTTGGTTCCAAATACTAGAGCAAAGTGTTCCTTTGAAGCCATCTTCAATTTTGGGGACTCGAATTCTGATACAGGAGGATTTTACGCTGCTTTTCCTTCGCAGCCTTCGCCAAATGGCATGACTTACTTCAAGAAACCAACCGGTAGACCAACAGATGGGAGGCTTTACATTGATTTTCTAG CTCAAGGTTTGGGATTGCCATTTCTTAGCCCCTATCTTCAGTCGATCGGTTCAGATTTCAGGCACGGAGTCAACTTCGCTACATCAGCTTCCACCGCTCTGCAGCCAACTACGTCTTTATTTGTCAATGGAGTTAGCCCTTTTTATTTAGCTGTCCAGCTGAATCAGATGAAGCAGTTTAAGGCTAAAGTCGATGAACAGTCCTCAG GGCAAACAAATCTTCCTCCATCGGACATTTTTGGAAAATCTCTTTACACAATTTACATCGGCCAGAATGATTTCACCGGTAATGCAGCCTCAGCAGGTGCCGGTGGAGTGAAGCAGTATATGCCTCGAGTGGTTTCACAAATTACCAGCACCATTAAG GAGCTCTATGCACTAGGAGGCCGCTCGTTTATGGTGCTTAATCTTGCTCCAATAGGCTGTTACCCCGGATTCTTGGTGCAACTCAACCAC GAAAGTTCTGACATTGACTCGTATGGATGCATGATGTCTTACAACAGTGCAGTAAACGAATATAACTCAATGCTAAAAGATGGACTTCAACAAACAAGACAAGATCTCCATGATGCAAATGTGATATATGTGGACAGTCACTCCGTTCTCCTCGAGCTATTCCAGCACCCAACATCACACG GATTACAGCATGGAACCACTGCTTGCTGTGGATGGGGAGGTGGTTCTTACAATTTCAACCAGCAAGTTTTCTGTGGAAATTCTAAGGTGATTGATGGCAAGAGTGTTACCGCCACAGCGTGTGGCGATCCCGAGAATTACGTGAGCTGGGATGGAATCCATGTCACAGAAGCTGCTAACAAGCAGTTGGCATATGCTATACTCAGTGGCACTTATTTTGATCCTCCTTTCCCCCTCAATCATTACTGTGATATTCAGCCTATTGGTTAA
- the LOC142506003 gene encoding uncharacterized protein LOC142506003 — protein MCKREKLRHDERILENLMGSRRHWILIWVFFYEILFPNVQGSELYSKDALNSFLHDYAVTNSPKHHAGILYNVSLPANYSGMEVSIVRIRARTLWVNGAYFSFFKIPPRVLPWPFVRRVDLVFQNLGIWSDSHYNVPNYTFIAPVIGLLAYDSNESSRSYGEIGLSIMGENPFIVRLPNVTFEENRNVTAKCVRFDRNGTLEFSNVIAKNTCISRVQGHFSIVIPSQIIITKKKKDEGLKWWMIGLAGGIVGLVLLLVLGVWAYKYLQKQRIRKMERQSERSEVLDTIWIGRSRMPSASRIRTQPVLEKSYIP, from the coding sequence ATGTGTAAACGTGAAAAGTTAAGGCATGATGAGAGAATCTTGGAAAATTTGATGGGTTCTAGACGACATTGGATCCTTATTTGGGTGTttttttatgagattttatttCCAAATGTTCAAGGATCGGAACTCTACAGCAAGGATGCATTGAATTCTTTCCTTCATGATTATGCAGTCACGAATTCCCCGAAACATCATGCAGGTATATTGTATAATGTCTCTTTACCTGCAAATTATTCGGGCATGGAAGTTTCCATTGTTCGAATTCGAGCTCGGACTCTATGGGTGAATGGTGCTTATTTCAGTTTCTTCAAAATCCCACCAAGAGTATTGCCATGGCCTTTCGTAAGGAGGGTTGATTTAGTCTTCCAAAATCTTGGAATTTGGTCGGACAGTCACTATAATGTGCCTAACTACACTTTTATTGCTCCGGTGATTGGGCTTCTAGCCTATGATTCGAATGAAAGTTCAAGAAGCTATGGAGAAATCGGGCTCAGCATCATGGGAGAAAATCCCTTCATTGTTCGGTTACCAAATGTCACATTTGAAGAAAACAGAAATGTGACAGCCAAATGTGTTAGATTCGACAGGAATGGCACCTTGGAATTCAGCAATGTGATCGCAAAAAATACTTGTATTTCAAGAGTGCAGGGCCATTTTTCTATTGTCATTCCATCTCAAATAATAATAACGAAGAAGAAAAAAGATGAGGGACTAAAGTGGTGGATGATAGGATTAGCAGGTGGAATTGTGGGATTAGTCTTGCTTCTTGTGCTCGGGGTTTGGGCCTACAAGTATTTACAAAAACAGAGGATAAGAAAAATGGAGAGACAATCTGAAAGAAGTGAAGTATTGGATACAATATGGATTGGAAGAAGTAGAATGCCTTCTGCTTCAAGAATCAGAACCCAACCAGTTCTTGAAAAAAGTTATATTCCTTGA
- the LOC142506181 gene encoding uncharacterized protein LOC142506181 isoform X3 — protein sequence MAAARFRYIMQLHKDVPKAARFYSEGLGFTIDVCTLRWAELHSGPLKLSLLRSPSDHVELKGYSSLLSFTVTDLNSTVSKLMDLGAELDGPIKYEIHGKQVAAMRCIDGHVLGLYEPS from the exons ATGGCGGCGGCAAGATTCAGGTACATAATGCAGCTACACAAGGACGTCCCAAAAGCAGCCAGATTCTATTCAGAGGGCCTTGGATTCACCATTGATGTCTGCACTCTACGCTGGGCTGAGCTTCACTCCGGCCCCCTCAAACTGTCCCTCTTGCGTTCCCCAAG CGACCATGTCGAGCTGAAGGGTTACTCATCTCTGCTATCATTTACAGTGACTGATCTCAACAGTACAGTGTCAAAACTCATGGACTTAGGTGCAGAACTGGATGGTCCTATCAAATATGAAATCCATGGAAAG CAGGTAGCAGCAATGAGGTGTATCGATGGCCATGTCTTGGGTCTTTATGAGCCATCTTAA
- the LOC142506107 gene encoding protein CURVATURE THYLAKOID 1A, chloroplastic-like, with translation MAAASSTSMAATAVFMHSLPATKLAAHVPALPLRRVPTSIPLNQISGSRRTYQLRVRASSSDESSPIDANELFTDLKEKWDAIEDKSTVLLYGGGAIVALWLATIVVGAINSVPLLPKLLELVGLGYTGWFVYRYLLYKSSRKELVEDIEALGKKISGVE, from the exons ATGGCAGCGGCATCTTCCACTTCCATGGCGGCCACCGCCGTCTTCATGCACAGCCTACCCGCCACCAAACTGGCAGCTCACGTCCCCGCCCTGCCTCTCCGTCGTGTCCCTACCTCCATTCCATTGAATCAAATTTCTG GGTCCAGGAGGACTTATCAACTCCGTGTCAGGGCTTCTTCATCGGACGAATCTTCCCCAATTGATGCCAACGAATTATTCACAGACCTAAAAGAGAAG TGGGATGCTATTGAAGACAAGTCCACTGTGCTTCTTTATGGAGGTGGTGCAATTGTAGCTCTTTGGTTGGCTACCATTGTTGTTGGCGCTATCAATTCAGTCCCTTTG CTTCCAAAGCTCCTGGAGTTGGTTGGCCTTGGATACACTGGATGGTTTGTGTACCGTTACCTTCTTTACAAG TCGAGCCGAAAAGAACTGGTGGAAGACATCGAAGCATTAGGGAAGAAGATTTCTGGAGTTGAATAA
- the LOC142506181 gene encoding uncharacterized protein LOC142506181 isoform X2 — translation MAAARFRYIMQLHKDVPKAARFYSEGLGFTIDVCTLRWAELHSGPLKLSLLRSPSFSDHVELKGYSSLLSFTVTDLNSTVSKLMDLGAELDGPIKYEIHGKVAAMRCIDGHVLGLYEPS, via the exons ATGGCGGCGGCAAGATTCAGGTACATAATGCAGCTACACAAGGACGTCCCAAAAGCAGCCAGATTCTATTCAGAGGGCCTTGGATTCACCATTGATGTCTGCACTCTACGCTGGGCTGAGCTTCACTCCGGCCCCCTCAAACTGTCCCTCTTGCGTTCCCCAAG TTTCAGCGACCATGTCGAGCTGAAGGGTTACTCATCTCTGCTATCATTTACAGTGACTGATCTCAACAGTACAGTGTCAAAACTCATGGACTTAGGTGCAGAACTGGATGGTCCTATCAAATATGAAATCCATGGAAAG GTAGCAGCAATGAGGTGTATCGATGGCCATGTCTTGGGTCTTTATGAGCCATCTTAA